The Acidiferrobacterales bacterium genome segment AGCACATCGAATCTGACTCCGAGTTGCTCTGAACGCGCCAGTACCGACTGCAGCACTGTATCGGTACTCCAGGCAATGCTGTCGAGCATGCCTGGTACGCATTGATGGGTGCCGATCAGGTAAAATCCACCGTCTGCACTGGGTCCGATTACATTCGCACCTTTCGCAAGGGATTCAAATGCAAATTCCAGAATGTCTGCGGTCACCAATGGGATGTCACAGCCCATTACGGCAACAGCAGTGGATGATTCAAGCCCTTCGCGGATCGCAGACTGCATTTTTTGCCCCAAGTCACCCTGAGACTGGGTGCCTGAGGTTACATTATATCTGAGTGCCATTTCAGTCAGTTCCGAAGGGGCTTTGGCTGGACTGACCAGCAATCTGACAGGTCCCGGCCAGCAGTCGGCGGCAATCGACAACGTGTCCCGAATCATCTCCAATGCAATGGCAGTTGCCGTTTCAGGCGTTGTGTGGGTGAGCAAGCGAGTCTTGACGCGCCCGGGCAGGGGAGCCTTGGTGAACAGCATCAGGGCAGGGCGGTCCATCATCGCACCTGCCTGTACAATCTGGCCAGTCTGTCCGGTGAGACCCCGGCCCAGTAAAGCAGCCGCATCATCCACATCAGCACGATGGTGCGAAGATGACCACAACTTTCCCATCGTCGGGCTGATGTCTGGATCGGTGTGCGGATTCTCACCATCGAACCGGTCGACTTCAACTTTCGCGACAGGGCTACATCTTCCATGATGGCGATTTGCGGAAAGCTGCCCACCTGCGCGAAAACGGCTCGATCCACAAAGATGGCCTGGTCACCTGTGCAGATATTGGTCAGTGCGGATCGCAGGTTCATCATTTTGGCCACCAGTCGCATCAATGAAGCTGAACTGCGGAACTGCACATCGAATCGACCCCAGGGACAACTGTCGGTCACGGAATTGGAAATCGTCGTTGCCGCGTCGGCAGGCACTGTTGAATCGGAATGCAAAAACCACAGGATCTGGCCCGAGGCGTGCGAACTTCCGAGATTCATCTGGGCGGCGCGACCCGCAGTTTCAGTTCGGATCAGGGTAATCGACGGATCCAGAATTTCGGCCAAGGCGGACTGCAGTCGACGTTCACTGGCATCGACGACGATGACTTCCACAACGCATTGCAGATTGACCAGGGCGTTGATCTGTCGCAGGACTTGTGGCGGTTCGTTACGTACCGGGACGACGATTGATACGGTCTGATGCTGAAACGGCTCGGTCGGATGCGACACGACAATGGTGCAAAGTACGAGTGTCTACAGTTTCCTGCCCCGAGCAGCTGCTACCCGCAGGCGCAAGGCATTCAGTTTTATAAATCCCTCGGCGTCCGACTGATCATACGCGCCACTTTCGTCATCGAAGGAAACAATTGCCTCATCATACATGGAATGGGCTTCGGATTTCCTTCCTGTCACAATGACGTTGCCCTTGTAAAGACGCAGGCGCACCTTGCCACTGACATACTGCTGACTTTCGTCGATGAGTTTCTGCAGCGCAACCCTTTCGGCACTCCACCAAAGGCCGTTGTAGACCAGTTTGGCGTAACGTGGCATCAGGTCATGCATCAGGTGGGCGACCTCCCGGTCCATCGTGATCGATTCCATCGCACGATGGGCCTTAATCAGTATCGTTCCGCCGGGTGTCTCGTAGCAGCCTCTGGACTTCATTCCGATATACCGGTTCTCGACAATGTCGATACGGCCGATACCGTGTCGAGCTCCCAGATCGTTCAGGGTCGAGAGGATTGCCGCCGGCGACCCGCACTCACCATTCACGGCAACTGCGTCTCCGGCTTCAAACTCGATTTCAACATCCTGCGGCTCATCTGGCGTGTGCTTGAGATCTCTTGTCCACTTCCACATGTCTGCCGGCGGCTCCGCCCAGGGATCTTCAAGCTCTCCACCTTCATAGGAGATGTGCAGGATGTTTGCGTCCATCGAATAATCTGCCTTGCCGCTCGCGCGTCTGTCGACGGCTATTCCGTGCTGTTGAGCGTACTGAAGCAGATCCTCTCTCGACTGAAATTCCCACTCGCGCCAAGGCGAGACAATCTTGACATCGGGCATCATCGCGTATGCTCCGAGTTCGAATCGGATTTGATCGTTGCCCTTGCCGGTTGCGCCATGTGCGATCGCCTCAGCCCCTGTTTTCCTTGCAATTGAGACAAGGTGAGCGGCGATCAGAGGCCGCGCAATTGATGTGCCGAGGAGGTATTCACCCTCGTACAGCGCGTTGATGCGAAACATGGGATACACGTAGTCGCGGACGAACTC includes the following:
- a CDS encoding TIGR04282 family arsenosugar biosynthesis glycosyltransferase, giving the protein MMDRPALMLFTKAPLPGRVKTRLLTHTTPETATAIALEMIRDTLSIAADCWPGPVRLLVSPAKAPSELTEMALRYNVTSGTQSQGDLGQKMQSAIREGLESSTAVAVMGCDIPLVTADILEFAFESLAKGANVIGPSADGGFYLIGTHQCVPGMLDSIAWSTDTVLQSVLARSEQLGVRFDVLLPCLNDIDSWEDFEHLASIVPKYRRFLEQPHLEQESTQRFNR
- a CDS encoding argininosuccinate synthase; protein product: MSKKIVLAYSGGLDTSVILRWLQDERGYEVVPFTADIGQNEDLDVVKEKATELGCKEIFVENLTEEFVRDYVYPMFRINALYEGEYLLGTSIARPLIAAHLVSIARKTGAEAIAHGATGKGNDQIRFELGAYAMMPDVKIVSPWREWEFQSREDLLQYAQQHGIAVDRRASGKADYSMDANILHISYEGGELEDPWAEPPADMWKWTRDLKHTPDEPQDVEIEFEAGDAVAVNGECGSPAAILSTLNDLGARHGIGRIDIVENRYIGMKSRGCYETPGGTILIKAHRAMESITMDREVAHLMHDLMPRYAKLVYNGLWWSAERVALQKLIDESQQYVSGKVRLRLYKGNVIVTGRKSEAHSMYDEAIVSFDDESGAYDQSDAEGFIKLNALRLRVAAARGRKL
- a CDS encoding TIGR04283 family arsenosugar biosynthesis glycosyltransferase translates to MSHPTEPFQHQTVSIVVPVRNEPPQVLRQINALVNLQCVVEVIVVDASERRLQSALAEILDPSITLIRTETAGRAAQMNLGSSHASGQILWFLHSDSTVPADAATTISNSVTDSCPWGRFDVQFRSSASLMRLVAKMMNLRSALTNICTGDQAIFVDRAVFAQVGSFPQIAIMEDVALSRKLKSTGSMVRIRTPIQTSARRWESCGHLRTIVLMWMMRLLYWAGVSPDRLARLYRQVR